A single region of the Aeromonas hydrophila subsp. hydrophila ATCC 7966 genome encodes:
- a CDS encoding energy transducer TonB — MKYKLMSLGLGIALSLGILLFMATLVEPPRGEKASAEQKSIVINMQNEVTEVQVRERPIPQEPEPLPEPPAALASTPLPMPAAAPLPSVQPSLDLVSSLSAVQVYAPGVATSPTPVASGNFHGQQQGAGIGAGDMLMPLQRIEPVYPYRAQQAGIEGSVTLRFSVDADGRVQDVEVVEAKPKRQFERAAIQAINKWRYQPRPGATDKLVQIITLKFKLES, encoded by the coding sequence ATGAAATACAAGCTGATGAGCCTGGGACTGGGGATTGCCCTCAGTCTGGGGATCTTGCTGTTCATGGCCACCCTGGTGGAGCCGCCCAGAGGGGAGAAGGCGAGCGCCGAGCAGAAATCCATCGTCATCAACATGCAGAACGAGGTGACCGAAGTACAGGTGCGCGAGCGCCCGATACCCCAGGAGCCGGAACCCTTGCCGGAGCCGCCTGCCGCGCTGGCCTCGACGCCGCTGCCTATGCCTGCGGCGGCCCCGCTGCCCTCGGTGCAGCCGAGCCTGGATCTGGTCTCCAGCCTCAGCGCGGTGCAGGTCTATGCCCCTGGCGTTGCGACTAGCCCTACCCCGGTTGCGAGCGGCAACTTCCATGGCCAGCAACAGGGGGCCGGGATTGGCGCCGGTGACATGTTGATGCCGCTGCAGCGGATCGAGCCTGTCTATCCCTATCGGGCCCAGCAGGCCGGTATTGAAGGGTCGGTGACCTTGCGCTTCAGCGTCGATGCCGACGGCCGGGTACAGGATGTGGAAGTGGTCGAGGCCAAGCCGAAGCGTCAGTTCGAGCGGGCGGCCATTCAGGCGATCAACAAGTGGCGTTACCAGCCGAGACCGGGCGCCACCGACAAGCTGGTGCAAATCATCACGCTCAAATTCAAACTGGAGTCATAA
- a CDS encoding ExbD/TolR family protein: MRRQSKRQRDEVQIDMTPMLDIVFIMLIFFIVTTSFVREAGLEVHRPQASQAKAQKSSSIMLAIGAQGQIFLDRKQIDVERVQASVARLLAEQPDASLVIQADERVPHGKVVRVMDEAKAAGIANIAVAVAPK, from the coding sequence ATGAGACGGCAATCCAAACGCCAGCGTGACGAAGTGCAGATCGACATGACCCCCATGCTGGATATCGTGTTCATCATGCTGATCTTCTTTATTGTCACCACCTCCTTCGTGCGCGAAGCCGGGCTCGAGGTGCACAGGCCTCAGGCCAGTCAGGCCAAGGCGCAGAAGTCCTCCAGCATCATGCTGGCGATCGGCGCCCAGGGGCAGATCTTCCTCGACCGCAAGCAGATCGACGTGGAGCGGGTGCAGGCCAGCGTCGCCCGCCTGTTGGCGGAACAGCCCGATGCCAGCCTGGTGATCCAGGCTGACGAGCGAGTACCCCACGGCAAGGTGGTGCGGGTGATGGATGAAGCCAAGGCAGCAGGCATCGCCAACATCGCCGTGGCGGTGGCACCGAAATGA
- a CDS encoding MotA/TolQ/ExbB proton channel family protein, with translation MMFDIWQQLQSFMGRGGPVLWVILALLVLMWILMIERLLYLNLGFAPLQRQLLGRWQARSERHSWHARAIRGRWLAEAELELNRHLIFIRTLVVLCPMLGLLGTVTGMIGVFDALAAANRFNPESMAGGISRATIPTMAGMVVALSGVLLLSRLESQAKRALAKTRDGLREEKVMQ, from the coding sequence ATGATGTTCGACATCTGGCAACAGCTGCAGAGCTTCATGGGCCGTGGCGGCCCGGTGCTCTGGGTCATTCTGGCCCTGCTGGTGCTGATGTGGATTCTGATGATCGAGCGGCTGCTCTACCTCAACCTGGGGTTTGCCCCGCTGCAGCGCCAGCTGCTTGGCCGCTGGCAGGCCCGCAGCGAGCGCCACAGCTGGCACGCGCGGGCGATCCGCGGGCGCTGGCTGGCCGAGGCCGAGCTGGAGCTCAATCGTCATCTGATCTTCATCCGCACCCTGGTGGTGCTCTGCCCCATGCTGGGGCTGCTGGGTACCGTGACCGGCATGATAGGCGTATTCGATGCGTTGGCCGCGGCCAACCGTTTTAACCCGGAGAGCATGGCGGGCGGGATCTCCCGTGCCACCATCCCCACCATGGCTGGCATGGTGGTCGCGCTTTCCGGCGTGTTGTTACTCAGCCGGCTCGAGAGCCAGGCCAAGCGTGCGCTGGCCAAGACCCGGGACGGCCTGCGAGAAGAGAAGGTAATGCAATGA
- a CDS encoding MotA/TolQ/ExbB proton channel family protein, with the protein MSITMKWFPLAIALSLGTTAAVADEAWQQQEQAREQQAQQDLASVSKELNSARAKLAAAQSRSKQLAAEFAGNEKQLVELNAQWEQASGDMNEIFAVTRQGASDAVKLLSESAIEGQYPERLGPLKAMAQEKQVPDRAALALLPATLLQEIRESGRVAQFTGKVLDAQGAASEQALTRVGSFVLLGSAGFLQPTAEGLSPVLGLPGSVLSAAAAYQGKEGEALPLDPSHGTLLEMLAQAPTFWQQVQQGGQVGAIIVLLAAIGLGIAGVRLWSLSRELGRVRRQLKSGEYHADNALGRVLTVADKHPELSMETLELRLDEAILQETPRMERGIGMVKVIAAIAPMLGLLGTVTGMIGTFQAITQFGTGDPKIMAGGISMALVTTVQGLVAAIPLILAHSLLQSRFTELSNVLEQQVAGILAERAESNRDGMERAA; encoded by the coding sequence ATGAGCATCACCATGAAGTGGTTCCCCCTCGCCATCGCCCTCTCTCTGGGCACTACTGCCGCCGTTGCCGATGAAGCCTGGCAGCAACAGGAGCAGGCTCGTGAGCAGCAGGCCCAGCAGGACCTGGCGTCCGTCTCCAAGGAGCTGAACAGTGCCCGTGCCAAACTGGCTGCGGCCCAGAGCCGCAGCAAGCAGCTGGCGGCCGAGTTTGCCGGCAACGAGAAGCAGCTGGTGGAGCTCAATGCCCAGTGGGAGCAGGCCTCCGGCGACATGAACGAGATTTTCGCGGTGACCCGTCAGGGGGCCAGCGATGCGGTCAAGCTGCTGAGCGAATCCGCCATCGAGGGCCAGTACCCCGAGCGCCTCGGCCCGCTCAAGGCCATGGCGCAGGAGAAGCAGGTGCCGGATCGCGCCGCCCTCGCCCTGCTGCCCGCCACCCTGCTGCAAGAGATCCGCGAATCGGGCCGGGTTGCCCAGTTCACCGGCAAGGTGCTCGATGCCCAGGGGGCAGCCAGCGAGCAGGCGCTGACCCGGGTCGGCAGCTTCGTCCTGCTGGGGAGCGCAGGCTTCCTGCAACCCACTGCCGAAGGCCTGAGCCCGGTGCTGGGTCTGCCCGGCAGCGTGCTCTCCGCGGCGGCCGCCTATCAGGGTAAGGAGGGGGAAGCGCTGCCGCTGGATCCCTCCCACGGCACTCTGCTGGAGATGCTGGCGCAGGCCCCCACCTTCTGGCAGCAAGTCCAGCAGGGCGGCCAGGTCGGCGCCATTATCGTGCTGCTGGCCGCCATCGGCCTAGGGATCGCCGGGGTAAGGCTGTGGAGCCTCTCCCGCGAACTGGGTCGGGTTCGTCGCCAGCTCAAGAGCGGTGAATATCATGCAGACAACGCCCTCGGTCGGGTGCTGACGGTGGCTGACAAGCATCCCGAGCTGAGCATGGAGACCCTCGAACTGCGTCTCGATGAGGCGATCCTGCAGGAGACCCCTCGCATGGAGCGCGGCATCGGCATGGTCAAGGTGATCGCGGCCATCGCCCCCATGCTGGGTCTGCTCGGCACCGTGACCGGGATGATCGGCACCTTCCAGGCCATCACCCAGTTCGGAACCGGCGATCCCAAGATCATGGCGGGCGGCATCTCCATGGCGCTGGTCACCACGGTACAGGGTCTGGTAGCGGCCATTCCGCTGATCCTGGCCCACAGCCTGCTGCAATCCCGCTTCACCGAACTCTCCAACGTACTGGAGCAGCAGGTGGCCGGGATTCTGGCCGAGCGGGCCGAAAGCAACCGTGACGGGATGGAGCGGGCGGCATGA
- a CDS encoding DUF3450 domain-containing protein encodes MNKFWGLALLPLSVHFAAGADELVAPALKNSIAAGKASQQRVEKAADAAVAARLELQNAQLQLRDLEAYNRYMQSLVADQQNELGKLSQQLEAVQETRQGLIPLMLQMQADLEQLVQNDMPLRKEDRLARVEQLKATLARADVSEAEKFRQLLQAYQIEAEYGSRLDSYSTELALDGVPRRVDVLAVGRVSLLAMTADRSQAWRWSAQSKQWQALDSQWLSPIAEALEMAADKKVPQLLNVPLSVSRGQEAQS; translated from the coding sequence ATGAATAAGTTTTGGGGTTTGGCCTTGTTGCCATTGTCAGTCCACTTCGCTGCTGGCGCCGACGAGCTGGTCGCACCGGCACTGAAAAACAGCATCGCCGCCGGGAAAGCCTCCCAGCAGCGCGTGGAAAAAGCCGCCGATGCGGCCGTTGCCGCCCGGCTGGAGCTGCAAAATGCCCAGCTGCAACTGCGTGATCTGGAAGCCTACAACCGCTACATGCAGTCTCTGGTGGCCGATCAGCAAAATGAGCTGGGCAAACTGAGTCAGCAGCTGGAGGCGGTACAGGAGACCCGGCAGGGCCTGATCCCGCTGATGCTGCAGATGCAGGCCGATCTGGAGCAGCTGGTGCAAAACGACATGCCGCTGCGCAAGGAGGATCGCCTGGCGCGGGTTGAACAGTTGAAAGCGACCCTGGCCCGCGCCGACGTGAGCGAGGCGGAGAAGTTCCGCCAGCTGCTGCAGGCCTACCAGATTGAAGCCGAATACGGCAGCCGGTTGGATAGCTACTCTACCGAGCTGGCGCTGGACGGCGTACCGCGCCGGGTCGATGTGCTGGCGGTGGGTCGGGTCTCCCTGCTGGCGATGACCGCCGATCGCTCCCAGGCGTGGCGCTGGTCTGCGCAGAGCAAGCAGTGGCAGGCTCTCGACAGCCAGTGGCTCTCTCCCATCGCCGAGGCGCTGGAGATGGCTGCCGACAAGAAGGTTCCCCAGTTGTTGAATGTTCCCCTTTCCGTCAGCCGTGGTCAGGAGGCCCAGTCATGA
- a CDS encoding autoinducer binding domain-containing protein, whose product MFNDAIWEHIDRFTKAKKTSDIQQQLERFSHQMGFDYFRLLIIFPISMQKSHVALFNNCPTSWFDAYSERHYLTQDPVVFLGLKQTQPIFWNKLDCDSPWLPSASYIFNSALQLIKSRPDLMKYLTELSDREKECLFWASEGKTSWEIATILGISERTVNFHLNQVTNKTDSKNRNQAIAKSISSGIIVPSLDDVTITNLRLS is encoded by the coding sequence ATGTTCAACGATGCGATCTGGGAACACATCGATCGGTTCACCAAGGCCAAGAAGACCAGCGACATCCAGCAGCAGCTGGAGCGCTTCAGTCATCAGATGGGCTTTGATTACTTCCGTTTGCTGATTATTTTCCCCATCAGCATGCAGAAATCCCATGTGGCGTTGTTCAACAACTGCCCCACCAGCTGGTTCGATGCCTATTCAGAGCGGCACTACCTGACTCAGGACCCGGTCGTCTTCCTGGGGCTGAAGCAGACCCAGCCCATCTTCTGGAACAAGCTCGACTGCGACTCTCCCTGGCTGCCCAGCGCCAGCTACATCTTCAACTCGGCACTGCAGCTGATAAAGAGCAGGCCGGATCTGATGAAGTACCTGACCGAGCTGTCGGATCGGGAGAAGGAGTGCCTGTTCTGGGCCAGCGAGGGCAAGACCTCCTGGGAGATCGCCACCATCCTCGGCATCAGCGAACGGACCGTGAACTTCCACCTCAATCAGGTCACCAACAAGACCGACTCGAAGAACCGCAACCAGGCGATCGCCAAGAGCATCTCCAGCGGCATCATAGTGCCCTCGCTGGACGACGTGACCATCACCAACCTGCGGCTGTCATAA
- the glmS gene encoding glutamine--fructose-6-phosphate transaminase (isomerizing) has product MCGIVGAVAQRDVAEILVEGLRRLEYRGYDSAGVAVFSANQPLQRVRRLGKVAELAKALDEQSVHGGTGIAHTRWATHGEPSERNAHPHVSEHIVVVHNGIIENHEELREELKALGYVFSSDTDTEVIAHLVHHELKSAGSLLAAMQVAVKQLRGAYGTVVMDSRDDSRVVVARSGSPLVIGRGIGENFIASDQMALLPVTRRFIFLEEGDVAEVTRRDVHIFDTNGNAVVREEQESELSHDAGDKGEYRHYMLKEIHEQPKAITNTLEGRLGSDHVVVESFGNGARAIFDKVEHVQIVACGTSYHSGMVARYWFEEIAGVSCDVEIASEFRYRKSVVRPNSLLVTLSQSGETADTLAALRLAKESGYMSSLAICNVPGSSLVRESDLAFMTRAGAEIGVASTKAFTTQLAGLLMLVASVGHCRGHLSAAAEAELVKALQALPLRIKESLALAKDIETLAEEFADKQHSLFLGRGSQYPIAMEGALKLKEISYIHAEAYAAGELKHGPLALIDAEMPIIVVAPNNDLLEKLKSNVEEVRARGGILYVFADADAGFKSDETMRVMSLNHVEEMIAPIVYTVPLQLLSYHVALIKGTDVDQPRNLAKSVTVE; this is encoded by the coding sequence ATGTGTGGCATCGTCGGGGCTGTGGCCCAACGTGATGTGGCTGAAATTCTGGTAGAGGGCCTGCGCCGTCTGGAGTACCGCGGTTATGACTCAGCCGGTGTGGCCGTGTTCAGCGCCAACCAGCCGTTGCAGCGGGTTCGCCGTCTGGGCAAGGTGGCCGAGCTGGCCAAGGCGCTTGACGAGCAGTCCGTCCACGGCGGTACCGGCATCGCCCATACCCGCTGGGCCACTCACGGCGAGCCCTCCGAGCGCAACGCCCACCCCCACGTTTCCGAGCATATCGTGGTGGTGCACAACGGCATCATCGAGAACCACGAAGAGTTGCGGGAAGAGTTGAAGGCGCTGGGCTATGTGTTCAGCTCCGACACCGACACCGAAGTGATTGCCCATCTGGTACATCACGAACTGAAGAGCGCCGGTAGCCTGCTGGCCGCCATGCAGGTGGCGGTGAAACAGCTGCGCGGTGCCTACGGTACGGTAGTGATGGACAGCCGCGACGACAGCCGCGTGGTGGTTGCCCGCTCCGGTTCACCGCTGGTGATCGGTCGCGGTATCGGCGAGAACTTTATCGCCTCAGACCAGATGGCACTGCTGCCGGTGACCCGCCGTTTCATCTTCCTGGAAGAGGGCGATGTGGCCGAAGTGACCCGCCGTGACGTGCACATCTTCGATACCAACGGCAACGCCGTGGTGCGAGAAGAGCAGGAGTCCGAACTCTCCCACGATGCCGGTGACAAGGGTGAATACCGTCACTACATGCTCAAGGAGATCCACGAGCAGCCCAAAGCGATCACCAACACCCTGGAAGGGCGTCTGGGCAGCGATCACGTGGTGGTCGAATCGTTCGGTAACGGCGCTCGCGCCATCTTTGACAAGGTCGAGCACGTGCAGATCGTCGCCTGCGGTACCTCCTATCACTCCGGCATGGTGGCCCGCTACTGGTTCGAAGAGATCGCCGGTGTCTCCTGTGATGTGGAGATCGCCTCCGAATTCCGCTATCGCAAATCCGTGGTGCGTCCCAACAGCCTGCTGGTGACTCTCTCCCAGAGCGGTGAGACCGCCGATACCCTGGCGGCGCTGCGTCTGGCCAAGGAGTCCGGCTACATGAGCTCGCTGGCTATCTGCAACGTACCGGGCTCCTCGCTGGTGCGTGAATCGGATCTGGCTTTCATGACCCGTGCCGGTGCCGAAATCGGCGTGGCCTCCACCAAGGCATTCACCACCCAGCTGGCTGGCCTGCTGATGCTGGTGGCCTCCGTCGGTCACTGCCGTGGCCATCTGAGCGCCGCCGCCGAAGCCGAACTGGTCAAGGCGCTGCAAGCCCTGCCGCTGCGTATTAAAGAGAGCTTGGCGCTGGCCAAGGATATCGAAACCCTGGCCGAAGAGTTTGCCGACAAGCAGCACAGCCTGTTCCTCGGCCGTGGCAGCCAGTATCCCATTGCCATGGAAGGGGCGCTCAAGCTCAAGGAGATCTCCTACATCCACGCCGAGGCCTATGCCGCCGGTGAGCTCAAGCACGGCCCGCTGGCGCTGATCGATGCCGAGATGCCCATCATCGTCGTGGCGCCAAACAACGATCTGCTGGAGAAGCTCAAGTCCAACGTGGAAGAGGTGCGTGCCCGTGGCGGTATCCTCTATGTGTTCGCCGATGCCGATGCCGGCTTCAAGAGCGACGAGACCATGCGGGTGATGAGCCTGAACCACGTGGAAGAGATGATCGCGCCGATCGTCTATACCGTGCCGTTGCAGCTGCTCTCCTACCACGTTGCCCTCATCAAGGGCACAGACGTGGATCAGCCGCGCAACCTGGCAAAATCCGTGACCGTGGAATAA
- a CDS encoding DeoR/GlpR family DNA-binding transcription regulator — translation MTKRNTQQRRHTIVTLVQEQGEVSVDALAKHFSTSEVTIRKDLAVLETGGLLLRRYGGAVPLPSEMVVEANPEQVSNRKLAIARAAAERLRDHNRVIIDSGSTTSAMIPMLGNKRGLIVMTNSLNVAGALRELENEPTLLMTGGTWDPHSESFQGQVAEQVLRSYDFDQLFIGADGIDPERGTTTFNELVGLSRVMAEVSREVIVMVESEKIGRKIPNLELPWSSIHTLVTDEGLASEAREQIQAQGVTLICAPVTC, via the coding sequence ATGACCAAACGTAATACTCAACAACGTCGCCACACCATAGTGACCCTGGTACAAGAGCAGGGTGAAGTGAGTGTCGACGCCCTTGCCAAGCACTTTTCTACCTCCGAAGTGACTATCCGTAAAGATCTGGCCGTGCTGGAGACTGGTGGTCTGCTGCTGCGCCGTTACGGTGGTGCCGTTCCTTTGCCGAGCGAGATGGTGGTCGAGGCTAATCCAGAACAAGTTTCGAACCGAAAGTTAGCCATTGCCCGCGCGGCGGCCGAGCGGCTGCGTGATCACAACCGCGTCATCATCGACAGCGGCAGCACCACCAGCGCCATGATCCCTATGCTGGGCAACAAGCGCGGCCTCATCGTGATGACCAACTCCCTCAATGTGGCCGGTGCCCTGCGCGAGCTGGAAAATGAGCCTACCCTGTTAATGACCGGTGGCACTTGGGACCCTCACTCCGAATCCTTCCAGGGTCAGGTGGCGGAGCAGGTGCTGCGCTCCTACGACTTCGACCAGCTGTTTATCGGTGCCGACGGCATCGACCCGGAGCGTGGCACCACCACCTTCAACGAGCTGGTGGGGTTATCGCGGGTGATGGCCGAGGTGTCGCGGGAGGTCATCGTGATGGTCGAGTCGGAAAAGATCGGCCGCAAGATCCCCAATCTCGAACTTCCCTGGTCGAGCATCCATACCCTGGTGACCGACGAGGGGCTGGCCAGCGAGGCCAGAGAACAGATTCAAGCCCAGGGGGTGACGCTTATCTGCGCCCCGGTCACTTGCTGA
- the blrA gene encoding beta-lactam response regulator transcription factor BlrA, which produces MQKRVIWLVEDEASIADTLIYALQTDGFEVEWFMLGQQLLTRLEQTRPDFLILDVGLPDISGFELCKQVRVLTDIPLMFLTARSEEIDRLIGLEIGADDYVAKPFSPREVCARVRVILRRSQPVAPQPSALLVLDEERARIHFRGQPLALTRYEYLLLKTLMQAPGRVYSRQQLMDLVWQDAEESLDRTVDTHIKTIRAKLREHDPEANLILTHRGLGYSLELA; this is translated from the coding sequence ATGCAAAAGAGAGTCATCTGGCTGGTGGAGGATGAGGCCAGCATCGCCGACACCCTGATTTACGCCCTGCAGACCGACGGGTTCGAGGTGGAGTGGTTCATGCTGGGCCAGCAGTTGCTGACAAGGCTGGAACAGACGCGACCCGACTTCCTGATCCTCGATGTGGGGCTGCCCGACATCAGCGGCTTCGAACTCTGCAAACAGGTTAGGGTGCTGACCGATATTCCCCTGATGTTCCTCACCGCCCGCAGCGAGGAGATAGACCGGCTGATCGGGCTGGAGATCGGTGCCGACGACTATGTGGCCAAACCCTTCTCGCCACGGGAAGTGTGTGCCCGGGTGCGGGTCATCCTGCGCCGCAGCCAACCCGTCGCCCCCCAACCCAGCGCCCTGCTGGTGCTGGATGAGGAGCGGGCCCGCATTCATTTTCGCGGTCAACCGCTGGCCCTCACCCGTTACGAATATCTGCTGCTCAAGACCCTGATGCAGGCGCCGGGCCGTGTCTACTCCCGCCAGCAGCTGATGGATCTGGTGTGGCAGGATGCCGAAGAGAGTCTGGATCGCACCGTCGATACCCACATCAAGACCATCCGCGCCAAGCTGCGCGAGCATGATCCCGAGGCCAACCTGATCCTCACCCATCGCGGGCTGGGCTACAGCCTGGAGCTTGCATGA
- the blrB gene encoding beta-lactam sensor histidine kinase BlrB has protein sequence MRLGLQLLCGLLLIFALAAWFVLEIFVEEIKPGVRSATEDTLVDMTQLLAPLALDDLQEGNMMNGRLASAFARLNQNPINAMIDGHLKQQAEYRIYVTDQKGMVIYDSDGTDLGKDYSRWNDVYRTLRGQYGARSTRTDPDDAASSTMYVAAPLREGTEIIGSLTVAKPNRTLMPAIERGEQELLRAGGQMLLISLLIGSLLVWWLNRAIGKLVHYADSVSKGEVAPLPQLHTVELDRLGRSLETMRHQLDGKSYIEDYVHSLTHELKSPLAAIRGAGEILAETPPPEVARRFIGNINLETARMQQLIERMLQLARLESGQGLDRQSVEPAKLGKRTLDARQIIAQRRQVELVAELASAPKQKWDPLLVEQAIGNLLDNAIDFSPANGQVTLSGSLQKEGYCFRVTDGGPGIPDYALPRIFERFYSLPRPDKGKSSGLGLSFAHEVAHQHGGRLTLANRPEGGALAELWLPFA, from the coding sequence ATGAGACTCGGACTGCAACTGCTGTGCGGGCTGCTGCTGATCTTCGCGCTGGCCGCCTGGTTCGTGCTGGAGATCTTCGTCGAGGAGATCAAACCCGGGGTGCGCAGCGCCACCGAGGATACTCTGGTGGACATGACCCAGCTGCTGGCGCCGCTGGCGCTCGATGATCTGCAAGAGGGCAATATGATGAACGGGCGGCTGGCCAGCGCCTTCGCCCGCCTCAACCAGAATCCCATCAATGCGATGATCGATGGCCATCTCAAACAGCAGGCGGAGTACCGCATCTATGTCACTGACCAGAAGGGGATGGTGATTTACGACTCCGACGGCACGGATCTGGGCAAGGATTACTCGCGCTGGAACGATGTCTACCGCACCCTGCGTGGCCAGTATGGCGCCCGCAGCACCCGCACCGATCCCGACGATGCCGCCAGCTCGACCATGTATGTGGCGGCCCCGCTGCGGGAAGGGACAGAGATCATCGGCTCCCTCACCGTCGCCAAACCCAACCGCACCCTGATGCCCGCCATCGAGCGGGGGGAACAGGAGCTGCTGCGAGCCGGCGGCCAGATGCTGCTCATCTCGCTGCTGATCGGCAGTCTGCTGGTGTGGTGGCTCAACCGAGCCATCGGCAAGCTGGTGCACTACGCCGATTCGGTCAGCAAGGGGGAGGTGGCACCGCTACCGCAGTTGCATACCGTCGAACTGGATCGGCTCGGCCGCTCGCTGGAGACCATGCGCCACCAGCTCGATGGCAAAAGCTACATCGAGGACTATGTGCACAGCCTGACCCACGAACTGAAGAGCCCGCTGGCCGCCATTCGCGGGGCAGGGGAGATCCTGGCCGAAACGCCGCCCCCCGAGGTCGCCAGACGGTTTATCGGCAACATCAATCTGGAAACCGCCCGCATGCAGCAGCTGATCGAGCGAATGCTGCAACTGGCGCGGCTGGAGTCAGGGCAGGGGCTGGATCGCCAGTCGGTGGAACCGGCAAAACTGGGCAAGCGCACCCTCGATGCTCGCCAGATCATTGCCCAGCGCCGTCAGGTCGAGTTGGTGGCCGAGCTGGCCAGCGCGCCGAAACAGAAGTGGGATCCACTGCTGGTGGAGCAGGCCATCGGCAACCTGCTGGATAACGCCATCGACTTCTCTCCCGCCAACGGGCAAGTCACCCTGAGCGGCAGCCTGCAAAAAGAGGGCTACTGTTTTCGGGTCACCGACGGTGGCCCCGGCATTCCCGACTACGCCTTGCCGCGCATCTTCGAGCGCTTCTACTCCCTGCCGCGCCCCGACAAGGGCAAGAGCAGCGGTCTGGGGCTCAGCTTCGCCCATGAGGTGGCCCACCAGCATGGCGGTCGCCTGACCCTCGCCAACCGACCGGAAGGTGGCGCGCTGGCCGAACTCTGGCTGCCGTTCGCCTAG
- a CDS encoding OXA-12 family class D beta-lactamase AmpS/OXA-725, giving the protein MSRLLLSSLLATGLLAALPASAASGCFLYADGNGQTLSSEGDCSSQLPPASTFKIPLALMGYDSGFLVDEEHPALPFKPGYDDWLPAWRETTTPRRWETYSVVWFSQQITEWLGMERFQQYVDRFDYGNRDLSGNPGKHDGLTQAWLSSSLAISPEEQARFLGKMVSGKLPVSAQTLQYTANILKVSEIDGWQIHGKTGMGYPKKLDGSLNRDQQIGWFVGWASKPGKQLIFVHTVVQKPGKQFASLKAKEEVLAALPAKLKTL; this is encoded by the coding sequence ATGTCCCGCCTGCTTCTCTCCAGCCTGCTGGCCACCGGTCTGCTCGCAGCCCTGCCTGCCTCCGCCGCCAGCGGCTGCTTTCTCTATGCTGACGGCAACGGCCAGACTCTCTCCAGCGAAGGGGACTGCTCCAGCCAGCTACCGCCCGCCTCCACCTTCAAGATCCCGCTGGCGCTGATGGGCTATGACAGCGGCTTTCTGGTAGATGAAGAGCATCCGGCACTGCCCTTCAAACCGGGTTACGACGACTGGCTGCCCGCCTGGCGCGAAACCACTACCCCGCGCCGCTGGGAAACCTACTCGGTGGTCTGGTTCTCCCAGCAGATCACCGAATGGCTGGGGATGGAGCGTTTCCAGCAGTATGTCGACCGCTTCGACTACGGCAACCGGGATCTCTCCGGCAATCCGGGCAAGCATGACGGTCTGACTCAGGCCTGGCTCAGCTCCAGCCTCGCCATCAGCCCGGAGGAGCAGGCCCGCTTCCTCGGCAAAATGGTGAGCGGCAAGCTGCCTGTTTCGGCGCAGACCCTGCAGTACACTGCCAATATCCTCAAGGTGAGCGAGATCGACGGCTGGCAGATCCACGGCAAGACCGGCATGGGCTACCCGAAGAAGCTGGATGGCAGCCTCAACCGCGATCAGCAGATCGGCTGGTTCGTCGGCTGGGCCAGCAAACCGGGCAAGCAGCTGATCTTCGTCCATACCGTGGTGCAAAAGCCCGGCAAGCAGTTCGCCTCCCTCAAAGCGAAAGAAGAGGTGCTGGCCGCCCTGCCGGCCAAACTGAAAACCCTGTGA